TTACAAGAAAGTGTATGTTCAAAGAGCAGGGACACCAAGGGTTCATGGGTTATCTCAGGACGGTTATGAGCAGGTCCGGAACCCAAGGTCAGCACCATGCTGGTTCCTAATCTTGTATTAGATTcttactgctgctgtaacaaattaccacaaatgtaccAGCTTAAAACAAAGAGATATATTCTCCTAcacttctggaggtcagaagtctgaactAGGACTCACTGGGCTGTGTTCTTCTAGAgcttctaggggagaatccattcatTTGTAGACGGGAATCTCCAGTCCACAGATTAGGCGACTTCATTCATCAATTCAATCAAGCATCATTTAATATCTATCGACTTGGGTCACTGGCCTAGACCCCAGGAGTATAGAGATGAACGGGACTCCCAGAGCTACAGGAACTCACTCAGTCAAGGCGGAGTCAGACCGTGAACATCAAAACGATATAATGTGACAACGTTATAACGGACAGCAACACAAAGGGGGCAAAGCTAGAGCCGGGACAGAGGCCCCACCTAAGTCAGGTTAAGGTCTAGAGAATAGCTGAGAGGAGAAAGCCAATGGCAAGACGGACTTACGGGCTGTAGCTTCACGAAGCTTCACGCCCCCTTAGACTCTTCTCTTCCTCCAGCTTCCCATCTACTCAGCCAAGCAGAGCAATTGTGAGCAGAGCCTCAAGTCTCAGGGCCCtaagacaaaattcaaaacaggaGTCCTTCTTCAACATCTTATATGGATTACAAGCTTTGTGTCTTTAGAGTGAGATATATACAAGGTCTGTTTCCTAATAACAAAGATGCAATTATGCTAACAGAAGCGTTAAATACAGTTTTGGAGAAAGCCATTCACGTTCCAAGAGCAGATACGGCAAGAGTGGTTTCCCTCCTTAGATCAGAAACCCAGAAATGCTGTACCACACGGAACATTCTCACCAGTGTGCCTAGAGCAGCAACCCAGGCTACAAAATCTCAGCCTTGGGTCTGGATCCAGACAGGAATCCAAGGTTTCTACCATCTGACAAAGACTATCTCTTTGACCAAACTCtggtcaggctcctctgagccttcTTCCTTGACTAGACCTCTTGCCCTATAAACACTGCACATTCTTGGCAAAAAAGATATCATCCACCTCCCCACATCTGAACAAACACTACCGTAGCTTCTAACAGCTCTAGGTTGCGTCCCTCAGGGGACCCCAGCCCGCTTTAAAGTGCTTGCCTAAGAAAACTCAATTTACTTTTTGTGCCAGCCAAAACCTGATGGTAGGCAAATCAGCCCCTGAATCCCTCCTAGGGCAGTTATTTTAGAAATCTTACAATTATAAATCCTTTGACTCCCCCTTTGAGGTGTAAATCTCTTACCACCCAGAACTGTCTTCTCTCTTTGAAGTGCCAACATTCAAGGAGTAACTCTCCCCAACCTGTGGGCACGTTGCTCTAACATGCACCACTGCGGACAGTCATAAAGATCGAACTTTGTTTCTCTTCCAGATAAGCGTCTGTTAACAAACCCAGGTCAGGTTGACCAATCCCCTCTGCTTTTTGTAAATTTCCACTTCCCTGACTCTGCTCAAGTGCCTGCCGCCCcagtccctccttccccttttaaAATGCCCAGTTATCTCTGCACAAGACAAAGCTGAGTTCAGTTCATGCTGGactctctcccctattgcaatagtaGCTTAATAAAGTCTATCCTTAACACTTGAACTGGTGTCCAGCATTGTTTATCTTTGACACAAGGAAACAAATTAAGGGGGAAAAACCTAGGTTTTCCTAATTAAGTATGTTTTATTATCATCACTAAAGTATATGGGGCCAACATAGATGGTTATCACTATCAACTCTACTTTTGGGGAATGGGAGAAATGCCCATTGTTTACGAGCATTCTGGGTATACAGTTGCTGCCACCTGCCCCCGTTTGTCACTCCAGCATCAATTTCCACCAAACCCAGGCTTGCCACTTTCAACCTGGCAACTGAAAATTCCAGTTCAAACAACTTGCTAGTTTTCTTTTCCACCCCGTTTGCTTTTAGAGTTCCTTCTGCTTGGTCTACTAGCTCCAAATGATCTGAGCCCCATTTACTTCTTACAGCATAGATCAGAAGCGATTTGAAAAGGAACCTATGGTAGTGGCTGCCCTGAGAGAGTCTAGCTCCAGATTACCCAGAGTCAGACACCAGCTCTGGCGCTTGCTGGGTTTAAAACCCTGGACAATTTACTTTAATCAGTttgtgtctccatttcctcatctgtgaagtggttATAATCATATTATGTCCTTTATAGGCTTGTTAGGAGACTTCAATTAGAAAACTGccgcaaagtgcttagaacaaagCTATCTTTGTTACTTTCTCCAGGAAAACTTCACTTGTTGACAGAACTAAGACCCCTCTCCCCAATCCTCCAGTTTGTCCTTTCCTCTGCACTCCCTAACATTTCGTCCTTCACCACCACCGAGATGTCCCAATGGGATTCGGAgttagactgcctgggttcaaatctaatTTTGCCACTCCAATTCACAAGTTGTCTTGCGCCGGCCACATCATCTccccttgcctcagtttcctcaaccaaAACACGGCGAGCCAAGCACGGAGTAAGAAGTCTGTGAACCTCCCTCTCGTTATCCTTgaattgggggggaggggggagggtgtcCAGTTTGCGCCCTCCCGTGCGGCAGAGACTGAGTGGACTCAAACTCCGCTCCAGTTTTCTAAGCgcttgttgaatgaaggaatctGGGAACCTAGTACCGGGCACCCTACTGCTATCCCAAGTGAAAACACACGCATTTTTGGCAGAGAACATGAACGCTAAATTTGGAAACTTCTGGGGAGCCACGTGCCCTCAGTCGCACACAGCGAGGAGCGTCCAGGGATGCGAGACGGCTGAGCGGGAGGAGGCCCCGCGACGTCCGCCCTCCGACAGCCGTCTTCCAGCTCAGGTAAGTTCAGAACGAGAACCTGCCCAAGGACAGGCCGATTCCGCCCCGTGACCCACGTCACGGCCCCACGAAGGCCGTCCGGCCCAAAACGCATGCGCGAGCAGCGGCGCACCCTCCGAGGCGGCCGGAGCCCACTGCGCCGGCGCGCGGAGCGGTGCATTTTGGGATATGTAGTTTTCCCGCGGCATTGTGGGAGTCGTGGTTCGTGTGCCGGCGGCGAGCTGGATCTTCCGCGGCCTGGAGTTGTAAGTGGATTGCGTCCGTGTCTGCCGAATCCTCACCCGAGACCCGGCAGCTCTTTGGGGGCACTCTGGAGTTCGGCGGCCCGCCCCGCTTTTGCACTTTCTCTGCAGGACGCTCTCCAGCGGGCCCCCGGGGACCGCGGGGTTGACAGCGGTCACGTCCCCCCCACAACCCCGCAGAGCGTCCTGCCTGGCTGGGTTGTCCAGGCGCCGCGAAATCTGCGGATCCGGCGCCGGGGGCGGCGTGTTGAGGCTGGCACGCAGGCCGAGCGGGGGGACCCAGAGGTGGTTCCTGCCAGAGAGATTTGGGGCGAGCGAATGCCCTGGAATGTTCTGTAGAATGGGGTGAGGGGGAAGCAGTGGTCGCCCTTGGTCCTCATCCTCGGGCCTGAGCGGGGCAGGCGTTGCTCCCAGGTATCGCGGCTGTAGCGGACCCTGGCCCGGCCCTCCGGCTACGGAGGAGCCGAGGCTCAGCCCGTCGCCCTGGGAACCCGGCCGACCCGGGCGTGGGGCTCAGAGGTCGACCAAGTGATACCCAAGGTTCATCTGGAACCCTCTCCTCCCCGCACCTACCTCTATTTCAGATGACTGGGTGAAGGGTTGGGGTGAAAACGGTAGAGACGGAGAATGAGAACAGCTTCGGACAGTTCAGACTAAGGACACAGCCTAATGAGTGGCTGGAATGAGACACCCAGAGACAGACCGACCCTTGGGTGTGTTAGGTGTGCCAAGAAGAAAATTGTGGACTACACATTGTCCATATTGCTGTAATTGGCCTAATCAAAATAAGCCACCGGCTCTTCTGCTTTTTAGGAGAAATctggcaaagaagaaatcaggaTATTTTTACAGTGAAGGAAAGAGAACTATTTCTTCCTAAGCCATTGTTATTGGGGGTTTTAAGCTAAGACGGTGGATAGTTCCAGGGGAAGCTTAAAACTTCCTGCACTTCACAGATTTTATGCCTCTCAAACTTGTCCCTGTCTTGTTGGCTTTTGCAGTTCAGCCCTCAGATGCCAGCTGCCTCCTGGTTCTAATATTGCATCAGGTGTACATAAGGCAGCAGAGCAAATAGCCTGATGATATTTTTAGCTTTCTCAGTTGTTCTCATTTGCTGAAGTCCTGCAGGGTGCTACAAAAATGGCTGAGTTAGAGCCTGTAATTTaagggagatggagaaaagttATCATTTGGAGGCAGTGGGTGCGGATGAGTTTGATTTATTTGCCCTCTCATCTCCCACCCTCAACGCGCTCCTTCCACTGCTTTGCAGATGGactttaaatatgtttctttccTAAAGAGAGTGAATTTTATCGCTCTAGATATGATGTTGAGGCAGCTGCCAGTATATTTTTAGTCAGATTCTGCGATATCAAAGAGAGTGGTGACTTAGGCATTCCAGTGTTGCAGCGTTGTTCTTTGgattctggtttttaaaatgataacacTTTGGTTTAGAGAGGCTAATAGCTTGCCCCAGGTCACGTGCCTTGCCATCGGTGCCACCGAGAAAAGAGTCCAGATCTCCAGTTATCCTGGTTGCCCAGTGGTGGTTCTTTATACCATACCCTGCTGTCTCACTTTGCCCTGGATGCCACTTGCTTATGTTCTGCAGCTTGACATGTCCATTAGTGGAAAGAGATATTTATCATAACAGTTATGGTTGATAATTTGTTCAGTGCTTTTCATGTGCTGAACATGGTGCATAGTGTTTATGATCCAATCTTTGAAGGAGAATTTACAGACAAgggagctgaggcttagagaggcccAGTGACTCGTCCAAGGTCACACCGCTAGTAAACATAGTACCTGTTTACCAGAGGGCCAGACCACCGGGCgttctttttatttcccccatAACCTTTTTGGACCTATTCGTGGTCCTTGACCTTGGGAATTAATATCTTACCTACTTCAGTTCACTGAGTATGTAATTTGGGCTCAGAAAATGTGTGGGGAACGGCCAAACCTGTCTCCTTATATCTGCAGACAACTCAATAAAAGCAggagttggaaaaataaaatttgcacaaccttaaacattttaatttacaaCATGGCTGATTCCTGAGACTATTAGAGattatgcaaagtgaaaattCCAGCAGCAGGTTATAACCTGGTAGGGACATATTTCTCCAGTGCAGGGTAGAATCTGCTGCTACTTAAAGAGAAAGAGGCCCTTGATACTTGAAGGTAATGAGCACCTTCAGTCACGGTTCATCGCATTTAAACAGATTTATGGTGTAAATTCCTGTTGTTAGCTTATCTGACTTTGAAAAAGTCACGGGGAAAACTTGGCTCTCTTGTGCCAACTGCCAGCTTGTTTTCAAGATACTATGACCTTGAGGAAATGAGGTCTGAACTCTTTCTATTTAGATGTTTTTGTAAGTGCAAGTTTTAAAAACCATCTTCCCTGAAGTTTATCTCATTAGCCCCATTCTAAGGGCCTGTGAAATTTTCTGCTTTCTTGATTCCAATTGTAAGTACATTTAAAGAGGAGCATCCCCATGATTTTTTGACGGCAAAGCTCTCTGTCTGCATTAGGATAAGACTCTGGAGCCGCGCTGGATGAGTTCGAATCTCAGTCCCCACCGTGACTCTGGACGTGTCACAGAAActttgtttcctcctctgcaaagtgTGGACGGTAAACTGCACCTCATGGGGCTGGCTTGACGACTAGCTGAGTTAACAGGTGCACAGCCGGGCACGGTAAAGCGAAGCTGTGACTGTTTTGCTGAACGTCGccgaactgcaaaaaaaaagtaagggcCCCAGAGCCCATCTAGTTGACACCCccatctttatttgcagatgggACGGAGGCCCCCAGAGGGAAGTCACTTACCAGAGTGTGTAGGCTCTTCATCCGGAGCTCAAGTCTTCTGACTCTTGGGGTATGTGTCGTATTCTAAAAATAGTGACGTAGGAGGCCTCAGAGCAAATCCTGTGCTCCAGCCATGTCCCTGCCTGGTCACTTCCTGCCTCACCTTCCCCTAGGTCTCCCTCACGTCTTAGAGGGAATTCTAGATTTGAATGGCTTCCTCaggatatttttttcccctatcacTTATTCCCTTCCctccagatattttaaaaaaccaagattACCTGAATTAACACTCAGAGGacctgagaaagaaaatgacactCATCCACAGACCCGCTCTCGTTcaaggcagggggtgggtgggggaacaGATTCTGGACCTGGGCTCTTACGTCCACAGTTGAATGGAGTGGGAACATACGTCCCCTCAGGAGCAGTGCCACCACCTCTGCTTGGCTGTGCTCCCTTCCCCGGTGAAGAGCAGCCAAGGAGACCTTTCTGTTCACTAAGAGCCGAGGCTGTCTCGACCCTCACCCGGGCCGTCTGCTTTCCACCAGGCTCTGGTCACCTTGCTGGGGACGCTTACCCTCCTCTCTGCAGAGCTCTTTGTTCATGGGCCTTCTCTCCATCAGAGAGAAGGCTTCCTAAGGTGGTCTGCTCTAGAAAACCCACACTGAcctgtttcttctcttccccacTAGAACGGTGAGACCTGCCGCTCCGGCCCCCTCTCCTCCTCGTCTGAGTGGCGTGGCCCGCACTGACCCGGAGGGAACTCCCAGTTGGCCCAGCATGAACTGGAAGGTAAGAATACCGTTAAACATTTATGGCTTggggtttttctttctcctgattgTAAAAATTCAGAATAGTAGTTCTGTAGGGACGGGTcgattaagaagaaagaaaagaagaaaaaaaagtagattaaagCAGGAATCATAACAATacgtaatattttaaatgaaaacagataaATGTACGTTTATTCGCCAGACTTTTGGAGGAAGGCTAGGCCTCTTCTTTGAGAGGACGTCGACTGCCCTCCGATCTGCCTCACTTTCCTGGCAAAAACCACGCCTTTGAAGTTTCACCTATAATTTCACACTCTGGGTTTCTTTAAAGTGGATGAGTGAGATCTGATGAAGCAATCTGCATGCAAAATCTTTCCTGATTTTTACGCTCTTCTTCCCTAACCTTTGCCATCTGTGTTGCCAACAGTATCATTTTTGTCCAGTTCAAATCGAGTCTTTCAAAGCACGCAACTTCGTTTTCATGGAAACAGCCTTTCCTTTACATAGTCATGGTTCATGAGTCTCgggtttaaataaattatctagTATAACATCAAGTGCTCCTTAAGTAAACTGGCTGCGGAATAAACACAACTGACCCCTGTAAAACCTTAGATGCAGCTGGTGGGAGCAGAAATTCAAGGGCAAGCAGAGAGTTTCCTGTTAGCCGCACGCGTTCAGAGGGCTGTGGGCGATAGTCAGCAGGTCTTAGAGAGGGAAGGGCAGTGTCACGTTGCCTCCCGGAAGCAGATGGAGTGGGGCAGGTTGGAGGTTGGCTAAGAGAGCGGTCACGAAAGTAGATGCTTTGAAAAgtatcaaatcaaatcaaaatcatGTATCGTCTCACTATCCAGAGATGGCTACTATTAACAATTGTGGTGTATTTTCTTCCCGTGCTTcttccacatatatgtgtaacGTGTGTATTTTCAAACTTAGGCTCTCgttgtatgtattttttcaattatcATAATAAGCATTTCCCTGTTCAGAATAGCCACTGGCTTTCGTCGCAAGAGGTGGAAAGGTCTGGAAGCAGGATCCGGGGGGCGGGAGAGTACAGACCCCCCTCCTTCCGCAGCCCCGTGGGGCTGGGGGGCCCGCGGGAGGGCTCTGGGGACTGTTCTTCAGGAAGAGCCTGGTTGAGATTCAGCAGGCAGAGGGAGCGTTCTGTGCAGGGCGTGGAGACGCGGGAGCCTTTGTTTCGCCTGTGTTGGGGTTCCAGAGCTGCCGGTAGAAAGGCTGGGAAGGAAAGACAAGGCAGTAAGAGGGTGTGGGGTAGGGGAAGCAGGGAGCAGTGTGGGATGAGACGTAGGGAAGGCTTAGCCTCCGCAGAGCCTGACCACAGGCGGTAGCTGGTACCAGAGGCCACGTCAGCCAGCGAGGGTCAGACCGCGTGCCTGGTGCTGCGAGGCCGCAGCGTGTAGCACGGCCAACTTGAGGACTAGATAAAATATGGATTGCGGCCCCACGCCCGGAGTTTCTGATCGCGTAGGCCTGGGGTTGGCGGGTTCCCGGGCGATTCTGACGTGTACCCGTGAGGCACTCTAGGCAGAGAACGTTTTCTTTTCAATTGTGGGGTGACATCGACCCACTTGACCACCCAGCCCAATCCTGCCTGTCACGAAGGGAGTCCTCTCCTGTGTCAGGAGCAAAATCTGCCCGTACCTTCCCACCTTCGGGCAGACACACAGCTCCAGGGCTACCAGGGAGCAGCTTCATGTTTAAAGGGGACGCCCTTCCACGTAGTGTCAGAAAGGAATGGCCTCTCCTGCCCTGACTGCGGTGACCCCGCAGGAGGTTGAAGGATTGTGGAGCCCCCGGTGAAGCCTGTGCTTCCCTTTCTAGCTCGGTCGGCCTGTGGCCATCAGCAGCCGTCAGCCCTACCTGTGTATTAGAACCTTAGCAACAGAGTGTGTTTAAAGAGTCAGTCATTCTCATGACACAGGTATtgggattttgtttaaaaaattgttatagaTCTAATCCACCCAACTATATTTTACTCGTGTACTTCCTTGAAGATTTGCAGGTTTGGGGAGTTAACGTGAGGGGTTTGTTAGAAGGAAATCAGAGGAGGAGGTTTAACACGACTGAAGATTTAGCAGAACTGTCCAAGAGCGTTGCAGGAACAGGGGCCCTGAAACCTTTCGCTTTAGCCCTTGTGGTGTCCTTGACCTCCACTGCCGCTGCCCTGCCCCTTCTCAGTCCCAAAACTTCTGCCTCTTGTTACCTTCTCTccacagcctttaaaaagaaagtaaatactGAAACCACTTACCTGGGTCCATTTGTTGATGTGTTTCCGTTTCAGGGGGTTTCTAACTTCTGGCTGCAGTGACGTACATTCCTATAACTGCCACAGCTAAGTTTTGGGTTTAGGTCACGGGAGCCATGGGCTGTGATGGGGACTCGGTTCTAACAGGACTCCAGAGGCTCATCCATAGAGACTGAGAGAATTGGAAGAGGGTAACTTTTGCCAGAGTAAGCCAGGGTTCCGTTAGCCTGGGAAGTCCTAGTGGACGTAAAAAGAAGTTTATATCTCCAAACTGGTGATCTTTGCCTCCAGGGAGGTACAATTTAGCaatcttttctttctcagctGGCTTATAAACATAGAGCCGATCCTCATCCCGAAAATGCGAACCTTCAAGAA
The Physeter macrocephalus isolate SW-GA chromosome 8, ASM283717v5, whole genome shotgun sequence genome window above contains:
- the SMIM11 gene encoding small integral membrane protein 11 isoform X1, producing the protein MSSNLSPHRDSGRVTETLFPPLQSVDDGTEAPRGKSLTRVCRLFIRSSSLLTLGNGETCRSGPLSSSSEWRGPH